From Aspergillus fumigatus Af293 chromosome 3, whole genome shotgun sequence, a single genomic window includes:
- the lreA gene encoding uncharacterized protein, whose translation MANNFNNGDYYGNTSFRMTPTTSGSQSNTSHAALDCSNADMMMMMTFAPFDPLRMGDFSFSESHGSDMLPSGISADELLGSSSSLPAPPVPLADQLPNALFPYDPLSGMENSVPMALDAASAIAYGHSSVYQQSSLMFEQTFNGQPMQQLPSFQNQTMSLDPTAPYSSTLQSHPSSSNTYWTSSVDAKESTNMAQATSMTSRSTNASKSSESSRSQQLPHRRRQHLQAPTTQGLSHRYIQPKRPSPMKTSIKSATTGEITPYNSIYSSSGIDMMSILAEVVSRPNPKIDIGAVDLSCAFALCDIHQEDHPIIYVSEAFVRLTGYTEREIVGQNCRFLQDPSGVVQRGMPRKFVDQHTAFRLRSTIEHRGEIQATIINYRKGGQPFMNLITMVPVRWNSPDYRFYVGFQVDLVEKPDAIKMRNPDGTYMINYQRKQLPNYVAPPPDIYTLHPDYGTYFSHDQVSTILDNLDTPDQSYQQYLDRVLVENADDVIHVLSFEGELLYISPSCRKVLGYDPNELIGKTLSTICHPSDIGPVIRDLRSCTNSDPVSVMYRVRTKYSGYMWFESHGSWHIGDRGRQYLVMTGRVCPVYHLDQLANIGNGGLAENDLWAKLSISGIILFMSSKARPVLGRVSDDLVGKGIQDLIPADAREDAKQALEVARTGQQTSFSHKIRHKKGHMLQAQTTLYPGDTKEGEKPSFLVAQLRFPKSPQTTPGTEEVVPFNITATFSRDASVTGRRNVTAAGQPTSDKSARGSSGDQYVPAPDEPTLFAELNTARGSSWQFELRELEKQNRALSDEVQRLLARRKKRKRKQSIVPVEKACAMCQTRTTPEWRRGPSGNRDLCNSCGLRWAKQVRNAIQKKAPTT comes from the exons ATGGCCAACAACTTCAATAATGGCGACTACTATGGCAATACCTCATTCCGTATGACTCCCACGACCTCTGGTAGCCAGTCCAACACCTCTCATGCCGCCCTTGACTGTAGCAACGCcgacatgatgatgatgatgacatttGCGCCTTTTGATCCCCTCCGAATGGGcgacttttctttctctgaATCTCATGGGTCAGATATGCTGCCGAGCGGCATATCAGCAGACGAGCTGCTGGGTTCTAGCTCGTCTCTTCCTGCGCCCCCTGTGCCGTTGGCTGACCAATTGCCCAATGCATTGTTCCCGTATGACCCGCTGTCTGGCATGGAGAACTCGGTGCCCATGGCACTGGACGCTGCAAGTGCAATTGCATACGGCCATTCTTCCGTATACCAACAATCCTCCTTGATGTTTGAACAGACCTTCAATGGACAGCCAATGCAGCAGCTTCCTTCGTTTCAGAACCAGACTATGAGCCTAGATCCAACTGCCCCCTACTCTTCTACCTTGCAATCGCATCCATCGAGCAGCAACACCTATTGGACATCCTCAGTTGATGCCAAAGAAAGCACCAATATGGCCCAAGCCACGTCCATGACCAGCAGATCAACCAACGCCTCGAAATCATCTGAGTCTTCAAGAAGCCAGCAGTTACCGCACAGGCGACGCCAGCATCTTCAGGCCCCTACAACGCAAGGTCTTTCTCACCGTTACATTCAGCCCAAGAGGCCATCGCCCATGAAAA CTTCAATCAAGTCGGCGACCACCGGTGAGATCACCCCTTACAACAGCATATATTCGAGCAGCGGCATTGACATGATGAGCATATTG GCCGAGGTCGTCTCTAGGCCTAACCCCAAGATTGATATCGGCGCTGTAGATTTGTCATGTGCATTTGCACTGTGCGACATCCACCAGGAGGATCATCCTATCATTTATGTATCGGAGGCTTTTGTGCGGCTGACTGGATACACTGAGCGGGAGATTGTCGGCCAGAATTGTCGTTTTCTTCAGGACCCCAGTGGCGTGGTTCAGCGGGGCATGCCCCGGAAGTTCGTCGATCAGCATACGGCATTCCGATTGCGGTCTACAATAGAGCACCGTGGAGAGATCCAGGCCACCATCATTAACTACAGGAAGGGCGGTCAGCCATTCATGAACCTGATCACAATGGTTCCTGTCCGGTGGAATTCGCCTGATTATCGATTCTATGTCGGGTTCCAGGTCGATCTCGTGGAAAAGCCAGATGCTATTAAAATGAGAAATCCAG ATGGTACGTACATGATTAACTACCAGCGGAAGCAGCTGCCTAATTATGTGGCGCCTCCCCCGGACATCTATACGTTGCATCCGGACTATGGCACGTACTTCAGTCATGACCAGGTCTCGACGATACTGGACAACTTGGACACTCCTGACCAGAGCTACCAGCAGTATCTGGACCGCGTTCTAGTCGAGAACGCCGACGATGTCATTCATGTACTCTCTTTCGAAGGGGAGCTGTTGTACATATCTCCATCTTGTCGGAAGGTTCTCGGGTACGACCCAAACGAGTTGATTGGAAAGACACTGTCGACGATCTGCCATCCCAGTGATATCGGTCCTGTCATCCGCGATCTCCGATCCTGCACCAACTCCGACCCGGTCAGTGTCATGTACCGCGTTCGGACAAAGTATAGCGGGTACATGTGGTTTGAAAGTCACGGCTCGTGGCACATTGGCGACCGCGGCCGGCAATATTTGGTCATGACCGGCCGAGTCTGTCCCGTGTACCACCTGGACCAGCTCGCAAACATTGGCAATGGCGGGTTAGCCGAGAACGATCTGTGGGCCAAGCTCTCGATCTCTggcatcatcctcttcatgTCCTCGAAGGCTCGACCAGTACTTGGCCGAGTGTCCGATGATCTGGTCGGTAAAGGCATTCAAGACCTGATCCCAGCTGATGCCCGGGAAGATGCAAAACAGGCTTTAGAGGTGGCTCGCACCGGCCAGCAGACGAGTTTTAGCCATAAAATACGGCACAAAAAGGGTCACATGTTGCAGGCCCAAACCACATTGTACCCTGGAGACACAAAAGAAGGGGAGAAACCATCATTTTTGGTCGCGCAGCTGCGATTTCCCAAATCGCCGCAAACTACCCCCGGAACTGAAGAGGTCGTACCTTTCAATATCACTGCTACATTTTCGAGGGACGCTAGCGtaacaggaagaagaaacgTCACTGCGGCAGGCCAACCAACTTCCGATAAGTCGGCAAGGGGTTCATCCGGTGATCAATACGTGCCGGCTCCCGATGAACCAACACTTTTCGCCGAACTGAACACGGCCCGAGGTTCAAGCTGGCAATTTGAGCTCCGCGAACTGGAGAAACAGAACCGCGCCCTGTCCGACGAGGTCCAACGCCTGCTTGcgcggaggaagaagcgcaagagaaaGCAGAGCATTGTTCCCGTCGAAAAGGCGTGCGCCATGTGCCAGACCCGGACCACGCCCGAATGGCGCAGAGGGCCCAGTGGCAACCGCGATCTTTGCAACAGCTGTGGGCTACGATGGGCTAAGCAGGTCCGCAATGCGATACAGAAAAAGGCCCCAACCACTTAA
- a CDS encoding serum paraoxonase/arylesterase family protein codes for MKSTRLSFENFSGPFVTHGIDIIEDPENPNAVYIFAVNHLPNPEYTQDGKDVPQARSQVELFHHVLETATVKHVRSIQHPLIATPNDIYAESPNSFYVTNDHYYREGYGRLIEDLIPAAKWSSIVHVLIQDLKSKDADKGIDATVALTGLHSNNGLGHGRSKDEMLVVSCMSGTLYRARSNSDNRTISVFDEIHPGGQIDNPTYYADPYRTAADDASGYILAGMARPIDLSKHYNDPNAKDGAISGDQFTEWESSVLFEDDGTLIRTASTGLLVPSETKPGERKKAWLFVTGFVSESVIAVEVDL; via the exons ATGAAGTCAACGAGGCTCTCATTCGAGAACTTCTCGGGTCCGTTTGTGACACATGGGATCGACATCATTGAGGACCCGGAGAATCCCAATGCTGTGTATATCTTTGCTGTGAATCATCTGCCGAATCCGGAATATACACAGGACGGGAAGGATGTTCCCCAGGCACGATCTCAAGTTGAGCTCTTCCACCATGTTCTGGAAACAGCCACCGTTAAACATGTTCGTTCCATTCAGCACCCGCTGATCGCTACGCCCAACGACATATATGCGGAGAGTCCGAATTCTTTCTACGTGACCAATGATCATTACTACCGCGAGGGATATGGACGTCTGATTGAGGATCTTATCCCGGCAGCCAAGTGGTCGAGCATCGTTCATGTACTGATTCAAGATTTGAAGTCCAAGGACGCCGACAAAGGCATCGATGCCACGGTGGCTTTGACCGGGTTACACAGCAATAACGGACTCGGTCATGGTAGATCTAAGGACGAGATGCTCGTCGTCAGTTGTATGAGCGGGACTCTGTATCGCGCTCGCTCGAACAGTGACAACCGCACGATATCTGTCTTCGATGAGATTCATCCAGGTGGCCAAATCGACAATCCCACTTACTACGCGGACCCGTACCGTACTGCTGCAGACGACGCCAGTGGCTACATTCTGGCGGGAATGGCACGTCCGATTGATCTGTCTAAACATTACAATGATCCCAATGCTAAAGATGGGGCCATT AGTGGAGATCAATTTACAGAATGGGAGTCGAGTGTTctcttcgaggatgatggcaCTCTCATTCGGACTGCTAGCACCGGGCTCTTGGTTCCCAGCGAAACAAAACctggggagagaaagaaggcatGGTTGTTTGTGACCGGATTCGTCTCGGAGAGTGTTATTGCCGTTGAGGTCGACCTCTGA